Proteins encoded in a region of the Benincasa hispida cultivar B227 chromosome 2, ASM972705v1, whole genome shotgun sequence genome:
- the LOC120071073 gene encoding molybdopterin biosynthesis protein CNX1 isoform X2 produces MTVKVYPTPVVAVLSTGDELVEPQTERLGRGQIRDSNRAMLLAAAVQHQCKVIDFGIARDDESELEKVLENVFSAGVNILLTSGGVSMGDRDYVKPLLAKKGVVYFNAVFMRPGKPVTFADIKPDTAEKKELNQILAFGLPGNPVSSLVCFQLFVVPAIRQLGGWENPHLLRVQVRLPEPIKSDPIRPLFHCAIVKWKDNDGSGTPGFSAESTGQQVSSRLLNLKSANALLELPPTGNSIPAGTSVSAIVISDISNIAGCANSFSSNSVVSLKSNISKEISTSQVQDSGSKVAILTVSDTVASGAGPDRSGPRAVSIVQASSEKLGGVSIVATAVVSDDVSKIQDVLVKWCDIDKVDLILTLGGTGFSPRDVTPEATKPLLHKETPGLLYVMMQESLKVTPFAVLSRSAAGIRGSTLIINMPGNPNAAAECMDALLPSLKHALKQMKGDKREKHPRHVPHAEATPINIWEQSYKLASEGVSETGCSCSH; encoded by the exons ATGACAGTGAAG GTATATCCTACTCCAGTAGTTGCTGTTCTTTCTACAGGGGATGAACTTGTAGAGCCACAGACTGAACGTCTGGGTCGTGGGCAG ATTAGGGATTCAAACCGTGCTATGTTACTTGCTGCTGCTGTTCAACACCAATGCAAAGTTATCGACTTTGGTATTGCTAGAGATGATGAAAGCGAGCTTGAGAAAGTCTTGGAAAATGTCTTTTCTGCTGGAGTCAACATCCTTCTAACTTCTGGTGGTGTTTCAATGGGAGATAGGGATTATGTCAAGCCATTACTTGCTAAGAAAGGGGTTGTATATTTTAATGCG GTCTTCATGAGGCCGGGGAAACCTGTGACTTTTGCAGATATCAAACCAGATACCGCAGAAAAGAAGGAATTGAATCAGATCCTTGCATTTGGGTTACCTGGAAATCCTGTGAGCTCTTTAGTTTGTTTCCAACTATTTGTAGTCCCTGCCATCCGCCAACTTGGTGGATGGGAAAACCCTCATCTTCTTAG AGTGCAAGTACGTCTTCCAGAGCCAATAAAGTCAGATCCTATTCGACCACTTTTTCATTGCGCAATTGTCAAGTGGAAAGATAATGATGGGTCAGGAACTCCTGG TTTCTCTGCGGAAAGTACTGGTCAACAGGTGAGCAGCagacttttgaatttgaaatctGCCAATGCTTTGTTGGAATTGCCACCAACAGGAAATTCCATACCTGCTGGAACTTCTGTATCGGCTATTGTTATTTCCGATATAAGCAATATTGCTGGCTGTGCCAACTCCTTTTCATCTAATTCAGTAGTCTCTCTGAAAAGTAATATATCCAAAGAAATTAGCACCAGTCAGGTTCAAGATAGTGGGTCTAAAGTAGCTATTCTTACTGTGAGCGATACTGTTGCATCTGGGGCTGGTCCTGATCGAAG TGGACCAAGGGCTGTTTCTATTGTCCAAGCCTCATCAGAAAAATTAGGAGGGGTCAGTATTGTTGCAACAGCCGTTGTCTCAGACGATGTCAGTAAAATTCAGGATGTTCTTGTGAAATGGTGTGACATTGACAAAGTCGATCTTATTCTCACACTTG GTGGAACTGGATTTTCCCCAAGAGATGTGACGCCTGAAGCAACCAAACCATTATTGCATAAGGAGACCCCTGGTCTACTATATGTTATGATGCAAGAGAGCCTTAAG GTAACGCCATTTGCTGTGCTTTCACGTTCTGCAGCTGGGATTAGAGGATCAACCCTG ATTATCAACATGCCCGGAAATCCTAATGCTGCAGCGGAGTGCATGGACGCCTTATTGCCGAGCCTTAAACATGCATTGAAGCAAATGAAAGGAGACAAGAGAGAAAAACATCCTCGTCATGTTCCTCATGCTGAAGCAACACCAATAAATATTTGGGAGCAGAGTTATAAGCTGGCTTCTGAAGGTGTAAGTGAAACTGGGTGCTCTTGTTCtcattaa
- the LOC120071349 gene encoding 5-methyltetrahydropteroyltriglutamate--homocysteine methyltransferase 1-like, with amino-acid sequence MTQLPLKSLEPFAISSSSSSSSSIFALRRGAIAPFSYLLFSSIHHLPSLRLSIRTTSTVVRAMASHIVGYPRIGPKRELKFALESFWDGKSSADDLQKVAADLRSSIWKQMADAGIKFIPSNTFSYYDQVLDTATMLGAVPSRYGWNGGEIGFDIYFSMARGNASVPAMEMTKWFDTNYHYIVPELSPEDKFTYASHKAVNEYKEAKALGVETVPVLVGPVSFLLLSKPAKGVEKSFSLLSLVDKILPVYKEVVSELKAAGATWIQFDEPTLVKDLDAHQLQAFAHAYSELESVLSGLNVLIETYFADVPAEAYKTLTSLKGVSGYGFDLVRGTQTLDLIKGGFPSGKYLFAGVVDGRNIWSNDLQASITTLEALEKVVGKEKIVVSTSCSLLHTAVDLVNETKLDDEIKSWLAFAAQKVVEVNALAKALAGHKDEAYFSANAAAQASRKSSPRVTNEAVQKAAAALKGSDHRRATNVSVRLDAQQKKLNLPILPTTTIGSFPQTMDLRRVRREFKAKKISEEDYVSSIKEEINKVVQLQEELDIDVLVHGEPERNDMVEYFGEQLSGFAFTVNGWVQSYGSRCVKPPIIYGDVSRPKPMTVFWSTMAQSMTKRPMKGMLTGPVTILNWSFVRNDQPRFETCYQIALAIKDEVEDLEKAGITVIQIDEAALREGLPLRKSEENFYLNWAVHSFRITNCGVQDTTQIHTHMCYSNFNDIIHSIIDMDADVITIENSRSDEKLLSVFREGVKYGAGIGPGVYDIHSPRIPSTDEIADRINKMLAVLESNILWVNPDCGLKTRKYTEVKPALLNMVAAAKLLRSQLASAK; translated from the exons ATGACCCAACTTCCACTGAAATCACTTGAGCCCTTTGCAATatcatcgtcttcttcctcatcATCCTCCATCTTTGCACTGAGAAGAGGAGCAATTGCCCCATTTTCATATctccttttctcctccatccACCATCTTCCTTCCCTTCGCTTATCAATTCGCACTACTTCCACTGTTGTCAG AGCAATGGCCTCTCACATTGTTGGTTATCCCCGCATTGGTCCGAAGAGAGAACTTAAATTTGCCTTGGAGTCTTTCTGGGATGGGAAAAGCAGTGCTGATGACTTGCAGAAAGTGGCTGCTGATCTCAGATCATCTATTTGGAAGCAGATGGCCGACGCTGGAATCAAGTTTATCCCAAGCAACACTTTTTCGTATTATGATCAAGTACTCGACACAGCGACTATGCTTGGTGCCGTTCCTTCAAGATATGGATGGAACGGTGGTGAGATTGGATTTGACATCTACTTCTCCATGGCTAGAGGGAATGCTTCGGTTCCTGCCATGGAAATGACGAAGTGGTTTGATACCAACTA CCATTACATTGTCCCAGAGCTGAGTCCAGAAGATAAATTCACCTATGCATCTCACAAAGCAGTAAACGAGTACAAGGAAGCTAAAGCT CTTGGAGTCGAGACCGTCCCAGTTCTTGTAGGCCCTGTATCCTTCTTGTTGCTTTCGAAACCAGCCAAGGGAGTTGAGAAATCCTTTTCACTTCTCTCTCTAGTTGACAAAATTCTTCCTGTTTATAA AGAAGTTGTTTCAGAGCTGAAAGCTGCTGGTGCCACCTGGATTCAATTTGATGAGCCTACACTTGTGAAAGATCTTGATGCACACCAGTTACAAGCATTTGCTCATGCCTACTCAGAGCTGGAATCCGTCTTATCTGGTTTAAATGTTCTGATTGAGACATATTTTGCTGATGTTCCTGCTGAGGCATACAAGACTCTCACCTCTTTGAAGGGTGTCTCTGGTTATGGATTCGATCTAGTTCGTGGAACACAGACACTTGATCTGATCAAAGGTGGATTTCCTTCGGGCAAATATCTGTTTGCCGGAGTGGTTGATGGAAGAAACATATGGTCAAATGACCTTCAAGCTTCCATAACTACCTTAGAGGCATTAGAAAAAGTTGTTGGGAAAG AAAAGATTGTCGTCTCCACTTCATGCTCTCTTCTTCACACTGCTGTTGATCTGGTGAACGAAACAAAATTAGATGATGAAATTAAGTCCTGGCTTGCTTTTGCTGCGCAGAAAGTTGTTGAAGTTAATGCCTTGGCTAAGGCACTCGCTGGACATAAAGATGAG GCATATTTTTCTGCCAATGCTGCAGCCCAAGCTTCAAGGAAATCATCCCCAAGAGTGACAAATGAGGCTGTCCAAAAAGCT GCTGCTGCTCTGAAGGGCTCTGACCACCGCCGGGCAACAAATGTAAGTGTCAGGTTGGATGCTCAGCAGAAGAAGTTGAACCTTCCAATTCTACCAACTACAACAATTGGATCCTTCCCTCAAACTATGGATCTTAGAAGAGTGCGACGCGAATTTAAAGCAAAAAA AATCTCTGAGGAAGACTATGTCAGCTCCATCAAGGAggaaatcaataaagttgttcaGCTGCAGGAAGAGCTCGACATCGATGTCTTGGTGCACGGAGAGCCCGAG AGAAATGATATGGTTGAGTACTTTGGAGAGCAACTGTCTGGCTTCGCCTTCACTGTCAATGGTTGGGTCCAATCCTACGGATCCCGTTGTGTTAAGCCGCCTATCATCTATGGTGATGTCAGTCGTCCAAAACCTATGACTGTCTTTTGGTCGACAATGGCTCAGAGCATGACCAAGCGACCTATGAAGGGAATGCTTACCGGTCCAGTTACAATCTTGAACTGGTCCTTTGTTAGAAATGACCAACCAAG GTTTGAGACATGTTACCAAATCGCCTTAGCGATCAAGGACGAGGTTGAGGATCTCGAGAAAGCTGGTATTACTGTCATCCAGATTGATGAAGCAGCACTGAGAGAAGGTTTGCCTCTCCGAAAGTCCGAGGAAAATTTCTACTTGAATTGGGCTGTTCATTCGTTCCGAATCACCAACTGTGGTGTTCAAGATACCACCCAG ATCCACACCCACATGTGCTACTCGAACTTCAACGACATCATCCATTCGATAATCGACATGGATGCTGATGTGATCACCATTGAGAATTCCAGGTCAGATGAGAAGCTTCTGTCTGTCTTCCGTGAGGGAGTAAAGTACGGTGCTGGAATCGGACCTGGAGTCTACGACATCCATTCGCCTCGTATTCCCTCAACCGATGAAATCGCTGACAGGATCAACAAGATGCTTGCTGTTCTCGAAAGCAACATCCTCTGGGTGAACCCCGACTGCGGTCTCAAAACCCGAAAGTACACTGAAGTCAAGCCCGCCCTCCTCAACATGGTTGCTGCTGCTAAGCTCCTTCGCTCACAACTGGCCAGTGCCAAGTGA
- the LOC120071888 gene encoding SH3 domain-containing protein C23A1.17-like, producing MDPFSSSKIFQEFDPRFDWVHQPDSHVLIVHLLGFRSNQLKVQVTSTGKLRVSGERRLGSGKWLRFQKEIDIPADADADKISAKLEEGILYVKQPKKPSAVSSINLPDQQQPKPTAESKRPPAVTKPKPEPPKPAAAKPTVDSPTVRPNAPKSQNEKAEPRKPAAAKPTVDPPTVRPNAPKTQNERPQSQASGKQIPTPPKPQEAIAAPARTPKPAETPSMGSGQPVQDLALKNRTEKETEEKAKAHTTLQDALEKTREEEGKEEVGSKMGEGKEGGGSKMGEEKEGGVAEERRRRRRKRRSEEMVEESGRFRRRQGYKQIIDEVVKELRTNMVTLVLGVAVFVIVYLNLTKKGHVEEEL from the coding sequence GTTTTAGAAGCAACCAACTGAAAGTTCAGGTGACATCCACCGGAAAGTTGAGGGTCTCCGGCGAACGGAGGCTCGGCAGCGGCAAGTGGCTTCGATTCCAAAAGGAAATCGATATCCCCGCCGACGCCGACGCCGACAAGATCTCTGCCAAATTGGAGGAAGGTATCCTCTACGTGAAACAGCCCAAGAAACCCTCCGCCGTCTCTTCCATCAACCTACCGGATCAGCAGCAACCCAAGCCCACGGCTGAATCCAAACGGCCGCCCGCCGTCACAAAACCCAAACCCGAGCCTCCGAAGCCTGCCGCCGCGAAACCTACAGTCGACTCACCAACTGTTCGACCAAATGCCCCAAAGAGCCAAAACGAGAAAGCCGAGCCTCGGAAGCCCGCTGCCGCAAAACCCACAGTCGACCCGCCAACTGTTCGACCAAATGCCCCAAAGACCCAAAACGAGAGGCCTCAATCACAGGCAAGTGGGAAACAAATCCCCACTCCTCCAAAGCCACAGGAGGCAATTGCAGCACCGGCGAGGACCCCAAAACCCGCCGAGACACCCTCCATGGGCAGCGGACAGCCAGTTCAAGACTTAGCTTTGAAGAACAGAACAGAGAAAGAAACAGAGGAGAAGGCAAAAGCACATACAACACTGCAGGATGCTTTGGAGAAGACAAGAGAGgaagaagggaaagaagaagTTGGGTCAAAAATGGGGGAGGGGAAAGAAGGAGGTGGTTCAAAAATGGGGGAGGAGAAGGAAGGTGGAGTTGCAGaagagaggaggaggaggaggaggaagaggaGGAGTGAGGAAATGGTGGAAGAGAGTGGAAGGTTTAGAAGAAGACAAGGCTACAAACAGATTATTGATGAGGTGGTGAAGGAATTGAGGACCAATATGGTGACTTTGGTTTTGGGGGTTGCTGTTTTTGTGATTGTGTATCTGAATCTTACAAAGAAAGGTCATGTGGAGGAAGAGTTGTGA